One part of the Nostoc sp. PCC 7120 = FACHB-418 genome encodes these proteins:
- a CDS encoding DEAD/DEAH box helicase: MNLSFPELGISQERVEHLEKLGFTAPTNIQAQAIPQLLSGRDVVGQSQTGTGKTAAFSLPILERLDPQQKAVQAIVLTPTRELAIQVHDAMAQFVGNSGLRTLAIYGGQSIDRQMLQLKRGVHIVVGTPGRVIDLLERGNLKLDQVKWFVLDEADEMLSMGFIDDVEKILSQAPQDRQTALFSATMPPSIRMLVNKFLRSPVTVTVEQPKATPNKINQVAYLIPRHWTKARALQPILEMEDPETALIFVRTRRTAAELTSQLQAAGHSVDEYHGDLSQQARERLLTRFRSRQVRWVVATDIAARGLDVDQLSHVINYDLPDSVETYVHRIGRTGRAGKEGTAITLVQPFERRKQQIFERHVRQNWQLLSIPTRAQIEARHILKLQEQVREALAGERLASFLPIVSELIEKYDAQAIAAAALQIAYDQTRPAWLSTDAEIPEEVASTPKPKLGGKRREFSGDRGRSNWNKSDNNNSDDERRGTPKPKLRTGRRETSATPSNPKLGSPAARESAS; encoded by the coding sequence ATGAACTTATCGTTTCCCGAACTAGGAATTTCCCAAGAACGCGTAGAACACTTAGAAAAACTTGGTTTTACTGCACCAACAAACATTCAAGCCCAAGCTATCCCCCAACTGTTGTCAGGACGGGATGTAGTTGGTCAATCACAAACAGGTACAGGTAAAACAGCAGCATTTTCACTGCCAATTTTAGAGCGATTAGATCCTCAACAAAAAGCAGTACAAGCCATAGTTTTAACCCCAACCCGCGAATTAGCAATCCAAGTCCACGATGCAATGGCGCAATTCGTTGGTAACAGTGGATTACGGACTTTAGCAATTTACGGTGGTCAATCAATTGACCGTCAAATGCTACAACTCAAACGCGGCGTGCATATCGTCGTCGGTACACCAGGGCGAGTAATTGACCTACTAGAACGGGGTAACCTGAAGCTAGATCAAGTCAAGTGGTTTGTTTTGGATGAAGCCGATGAAATGTTAAGCATGGGCTTTATCGACGATGTGGAGAAAATTCTTTCTCAAGCACCCCAAGACCGTCAGACAGCTTTATTCTCAGCTACCATGCCACCATCAATTCGGATGTTGGTCAACAAGTTTTTGCGATCGCCCGTCACAGTCACCGTCGAGCAGCCAAAAGCCACCCCCAATAAAATCAATCAGGTAGCTTATCTCATCCCCCGTCACTGGACAAAAGCCAGAGCCTTACAGCCAATTCTGGAAATGGAAGATCCAGAAACAGCTTTAATCTTTGTCCGCACCAGACGTACAGCCGCCGAACTCACCAGCCAACTGCAAGCAGCCGGTCACAGTGTAGACGAATATCATGGTGACCTGTCCCAACAAGCACGGGAACGGTTATTAACTCGGTTCCGCAGCCGTCAAGTTCGCTGGGTAGTAGCAACTGACATTGCTGCACGGGGTTTAGATGTCGATCAACTATCTCATGTGATCAACTACGACCTACCCGATAGCGTCGAAACCTACGTCCACCGGATCGGTCGTACTGGTCGTGCTGGTAAAGAAGGTACAGCAATTACCTTAGTACAACCCTTTGAGCGTCGCAAACAGCAAATTTTCGAGCGTCATGTCCGCCAAAATTGGCAATTGCTTTCCATTCCCACACGGGCGCAAATCGAAGCACGCCACATCCTGAAATTGCAAGAGCAAGTCAGAGAAGCCTTAGCTGGTGAGCGTTTAGCTTCCTTCTTACCCATTGTCAGCGAATTGATCGAAAAATATGATGCTCAAGCGATCGCCGCAGCAGCGCTACAAATCGCTTACGATCAAACTCGTCCTGCTTGGTTAAGTACAGATGCCGAGATTCCCGAAGAAGTCGCATCTACTCCTAAACCCAAACTAGGCGGTAAGCGTCGTGAGTTTTCCGGTGACAGAGGTCGTTCCAATTGGAACAAATCTGACAATAACAACAGCGACGACGAAAGACGCGGTACTCCCAAACCAAAATTACGGACTGGCCGTCGTGAAACTTCCGCTACACCTAGCAATCCTAAGTTGGGTTCACCTGCTGCTAGAGAATCAGCTTCTTAG
- a CDS encoding Uma2 family endonuclease — translation MFTISDLEQLQAEHPEWQMELVDGSILVMGPSDYISEEIGAELIRLLGNWVRPRKLGRVTGSSAGFILPRLETENGIEADIEKRNLRAPDVSFVRAERLKISKRDFVELVPDLMVEIKSKSDRIKPLEEKIQLFLQLGSTVGILIDPDKLTLTVYRINQEPVILQNNDKLTLPDLLPGWELTVSEIWPPVFE, via the coding sequence ATGTTCACAATCTCAGATTTAGAGCAGCTACAAGCTGAACATCCAGAATGGCAGATGGAACTGGTGGACGGAAGTATTTTGGTTATGGGGCCATCAGATTATATTTCAGAAGAAATCGGCGCTGAGTTAATTCGATTGCTTGGCAACTGGGTTCGCCCACGTAAGTTAGGACGGGTAACTGGTTCTAGCGCTGGTTTTATTCTGCCTAGACTGGAAACGGAAAATGGCATCGAAGCTGATATAGAAAAGCGTAATCTCCGCGCTCCTGATGTATCTTTTGTGCGTGCGGAGAGACTAAAAATCAGCAAGCGTGATTTTGTGGAATTAGTCCCTGACTTGATGGTAGAAATTAAATCTAAATCAGACCGCATCAAGCCACTGGAAGAAAAAATTCAATTATTTTTACAACTAGGGTCTACGGTGGGGATTCTCATCGACCCAGATAAATTAACATTAACTGTTTACAGAATTAATCAAGAGCCAGTAATTTTACAAAATAACGATAAATTGACATTACCTGATTTACTTCCAGGTTGGGAGTTAACAGTATCAGAAATTTGGCCGCCTGTGTTTGAGTGA
- a CDS encoding aldo/keto reductase translates to METITLGKNGPTVTPLCIGTWAWGDKLFWNYGNGYGSEQLQEAFTAALEAGVTFFDTAEVYGLGLSEELLGQFVKQAKQPVQIATKFGPLPWRFSGQSVSDALTDSLKRLQLERVDLYQVHWPFTFLLSQETLMNTLADEVKRGRIAAVGVSNYSASQMRQAHQILAARGVPLAVNQVRYSLVSRQIETEGIVATARELDVTILAYSPLAQGLLTGKYSADSDEVPTGARSIDPRFKKEGLQKIAPVISLLRSLGEKYDRTPAQVALNWLIAQGNVIPIAGVKTAQQVRQNAGALGWRLNDEEVQELEKVSRPWK, encoded by the coding sequence GTGGAAACAATTACCTTAGGGAAAAATGGCCCTACCGTTACACCCCTTTGTATTGGAACTTGGGCTTGGGGAGATAAGCTGTTTTGGAATTATGGCAATGGCTACGGTTCAGAACAGTTGCAAGAAGCATTCACCGCCGCTTTAGAAGCTGGTGTTACCTTCTTTGACACAGCAGAAGTTTACGGACTAGGACTATCAGAAGAACTATTAGGGCAATTTGTAAAACAGGCAAAACAACCTGTACAAATTGCCACAAAATTTGGCCCCTTACCTTGGCGATTTTCAGGACAATCTGTTTCTGATGCTTTAACAGACAGCCTCAAGCGACTGCAACTTGAGCGTGTGGACTTGTATCAGGTGCATTGGCCATTTACTTTTTTGTTAAGTCAAGAAACTTTAATGAACACCTTAGCCGATGAAGTGAAGCGGGGAAGGATTGCTGCCGTGGGTGTGAGTAATTACTCAGCTTCCCAAATGCGCCAAGCTCACCAAATATTAGCCGCTAGGGGTGTACCTTTGGCAGTGAACCAAGTCCGCTATTCTTTAGTAAGCCGCCAAATAGAAACTGAGGGGATTGTTGCAACTGCCCGTGAGTTGGATGTAACTATTTTGGCTTACAGCCCCTTAGCACAAGGTTTACTTACAGGAAAATATTCTGCTGACAGTGATGAAGTTCCAACTGGTGCTAGAAGTATAGACCCAAGATTTAAGAAAGAGGGATTGCAAAAAATTGCCCCAGTGATATCTTTACTACGCAGCTTAGGGGAAAAATACGATCGCACTCCTGCCCAAGTTGCTTTAAATTGGTTAATCGCTCAAGGTAACGTAATTCCCATTGCTGGAGTGAAAACTGCCCAGCAGGTAAGACAAAATGCAGGCGCTTTAGGTTGGAGATTAAATGATGAGGAAGTTCAGGAGTTAGAAAAAGTTAGTCGTCCTTGGAAATAG